The following are from one region of the Oncorhynchus clarkii lewisi isolate Uvic-CL-2024 unplaced genomic scaffold, UVic_Ocla_1.0 unplaced_contig_8910_pilon_pilon, whole genome shotgun sequence genome:
- the LOC139402520 gene encoding E3 ubiquitin-protein ligase MARCHF4-like isoform X1, with translation MLLSLGVVVWCWGLLSRRPMLLRRQGMSKGRCCVLFSDLKVFLLRPPVPAPPPVIISMNGQYTDSNGSGIGIDVAIDNRNSAASAPSPEADGYATPGPPTGEPPSAGTNKPKATEEWQHATGQTGPLDYGSSEEDCSKEKCEERFSQNSRTDSGVRTPQCRICFQGPEQGELLSPCRCSGSVRCTHEPCLIKWISERGSWSCELCYYKYHVVAISTNNPLQWQAISLTVIEKVQIAAAVLGSLFLMSSISWLVWSSLSPSAKWQRQDLLFQICYAMYGFMDLVCIALIVHEGPAVFRIFNRWQAVNQQWKVLNYDKIKDTEDHQRSRLTPRHLALPNPRTSAPPGAEPGDDMVSPSTSSLMAAVAASAPGYTVTTAATASLTTVTTQDSMSEQGPPSLPDHHCAYNILHLLTQHLWTTQQESRPTQVHPQPPQPSNSSRELVMRVTTV, from the exons ATGTTGTTGTCTCTCGGGGTGGTTGTATGGTGCTGGGGATTGTTGAGCCGGAGACCGATGCTGCTCCGCCGCCAGGGCATGTCCAAAGGCCGCTGTTGCGTTTTGTTCAGTGACCTGAAGGTTTTCTTACTCAGACCGCCGGTCCCGGCTCCGCCACCGGTGATCATCTCCATGAACGGACAATACACGGACAGCAATGGGTCCGGCATCGGCATTGATGTTGCCATCGACAACAGAAACTCTGCAGCGAGTGCACCTTCACCAGAGGCGGATGGTTATGCTACCCCTGGCCCGCCGACAGGAGAGCCTCCTTCTGCCGGGACAAACAAGCCTAAAGCGACAGAGGAATGGCAGCATGCTACGGGACAGACTGGACCCCTGGACTATGGCAGCTCCGAGGAGGACTGCTCCAAAGAGAAGTGTGAGGAGAGATTCTCCCAGAACAGTCGCACAGACAGTGGTGTTAGGACTCCCCAGTGCAGGATATGTTTCCAAGGTCCAGAACAG GGGGAGCTGCTGAGCCCGTGTCGCTGCAGTGGGTCTGTCCGCTGCACCCATGAGCCCTGCCTCATCAAGTGGATCAGTGAGAGGGGCTCCTGGAGCTGTGAGCTCTGCTACTACAAATACCACGTGGTAGCCATCAGCACCAATAACCCGCTCCAG tgGCAGGCCATCTCTCTGACAGTGATAGAGAAGGTCCAGATAGCAGCAGCCGTGCTGGGCAGCCTGTTCCTCATGTCCTCTATCTCCTGGCTGGTGTGGTCGTCCCTCAGCCCCTCGGCCAAGTGGCAGCGCCAGGACCtgctcttccagatctgctacgCCATGTACGGATTCATGGACCTCGTCTGCATCG CGCTGATCGTCCATGAAGGCCCTGCAGTGTTCAGGATCTTTAACCGCTGGCAGGCAGTGAACCAGCAGTGGAAGGTGCTCAACTACGACAAGATCAAAGACACTGAGGACCACCAGAGATCCAGGCTGACGCCCAGGCACCTGGCCCTGCCCAACCCCAGGACGAGTGCTCCTCCCGGGGCAGAGCCGGGGGATGACAtggtctccccctccacctcctccctcatgGCCGCGGTGGCCGCCTCCGCGCCTGGCTATACCGTGACCACAGCCGCAACCGCCAGCCTGACGACGGTGACGACGCAGGACTCAATGTCGGAGCAGGGGCCACCATCCCTGCCAGACCACCACTGTGCGTACAACATCCTCCACCTGCTCACCCAGCACCTCTGGACAACGCAGCAGGAGTCCCGCCCCACTCAAGTCCATCCCCAGCCTCCGCAGCCCAGCAACAGCAGCCGGGAGCTGGTCATGAGAGTCACTACGGTCTGA
- the LOC139402520 gene encoding E3 ubiquitin-protein ligase MARCHF4-like isoform X2, whose protein sequence is MNGQYTDSNGSGIGIDVAIDNRNSAASAPSPEADGYATPGPPTGEPPSAGTNKPKATEEWQHATGQTGPLDYGSSEEDCSKEKCEERFSQNSRTDSGVRTPQCRICFQGPEQGELLSPCRCSGSVRCTHEPCLIKWISERGSWSCELCYYKYHVVAISTNNPLQWQAISLTVIEKVQIAAAVLGSLFLMSSISWLVWSSLSPSAKWQRQDLLFQICYAMYGFMDLVCIALIVHEGPAVFRIFNRWQAVNQQWKVLNYDKIKDTEDHQRSRLTPRHLALPNPRTSAPPGAEPGDDMVSPSTSSLMAAVAASAPGYTVTTAATASLTTVTTQDSMSEQGPPSLPDHHCAYNILHLLTQHLWTTQQESRPTQVHPQPPQPSNSSRELVMRVTTV, encoded by the exons ATGAACGGACAATACACGGACAGCAATGGGTCCGGCATCGGCATTGATGTTGCCATCGACAACAGAAACTCTGCAGCGAGTGCACCTTCACCAGAGGCGGATGGTTATGCTACCCCTGGCCCGCCGACAGGAGAGCCTCCTTCTGCCGGGACAAACAAGCCTAAAGCGACAGAGGAATGGCAGCATGCTACGGGACAGACTGGACCCCTGGACTATGGCAGCTCCGAGGAGGACTGCTCCAAAGAGAAGTGTGAGGAGAGATTCTCCCAGAACAGTCGCACAGACAGTGGTGTTAGGACTCCCCAGTGCAGGATATGTTTCCAAGGTCCAGAACAG GGGGAGCTGCTGAGCCCGTGTCGCTGCAGTGGGTCTGTCCGCTGCACCCATGAGCCCTGCCTCATCAAGTGGATCAGTGAGAGGGGCTCCTGGAGCTGTGAGCTCTGCTACTACAAATACCACGTGGTAGCCATCAGCACCAATAACCCGCTCCAG tgGCAGGCCATCTCTCTGACAGTGATAGAGAAGGTCCAGATAGCAGCAGCCGTGCTGGGCAGCCTGTTCCTCATGTCCTCTATCTCCTGGCTGGTGTGGTCGTCCCTCAGCCCCTCGGCCAAGTGGCAGCGCCAGGACCtgctcttccagatctgctacgCCATGTACGGATTCATGGACCTCGTCTGCATCG CGCTGATCGTCCATGAAGGCCCTGCAGTGTTCAGGATCTTTAACCGCTGGCAGGCAGTGAACCAGCAGTGGAAGGTGCTCAACTACGACAAGATCAAAGACACTGAGGACCACCAGAGATCCAGGCTGACGCCCAGGCACCTGGCCCTGCCCAACCCCAGGACGAGTGCTCCTCCCGGGGCAGAGCCGGGGGATGACAtggtctccccctccacctcctccctcatgGCCGCGGTGGCCGCCTCCGCGCCTGGCTATACCGTGACCACAGCCGCAACCGCCAGCCTGACGACGGTGACGACGCAGGACTCAATGTCGGAGCAGGGGCCACCATCCCTGCCAGACCACCACTGTGCGTACAACATCCTCCACCTGCTCACCCAGCACCTCTGGACAACGCAGCAGGAGTCCCGCCCCACTCAAGTCCATCCCCAGCCTCCGCAGCCCAGCAACAGCAGCCGGGAGCTGGTCATGAGAGTCACTACGGTCTGA